The DNA sequence TATAATTAACCTTGTAATGCACtcattttctttccattttatcCCACTTCTGCTCCAGCTGGTTGCTGAGACAATGCAGGAAGAAGAGAGATCAAACTTTCGAATCGCACATTCTTTAATGGTATTAGTTGCccggaaaaaaataaaaacaaaatcaaacgcTTCCACTCCCAAAAAGGAACAAACGCAAAAGAAAAATCCCAACACTCCAAACATATTACCCTGAATTTTATAGCAACTAAATGGGGGATTCTAGTCATTCATCCAAAGACTTAACCAGAAAATATAGAGTCCTTTCAGCACAATCATATGATATGCTAAATCGGTTTACATTTCGGTAACCTATATACAGATGCAATCTCGCAACACTGACCAAAATCAATCACCAATAAAACATACATTAAACACTGAGTAACTAAGagcgggagagagagaaagagagaagagacaTACGTAGGTGTTCAACTGCCTAACAAAGCTAGAGAAGTTATTGTGCTTGAAGTACTTGGGCAGGAGGTCCCTAGCGAACTCCGGCGGGTTCCAAACCACGAAGCTGTTGTTGGTGGGGCTCCAGGACACGACCGGGTCGGTAGCCGGGTCGTCCACCATGTCGTACGTCTTGCTCAGGAACGGCGGCGGGGCGTTGGAGTTCAGTAAGGGCGCCGGCGCCGGAGCCAAACTTAAACCCGAATCCGCCTGGTGTGCGCCGCCGGCCGCTGGTATCTCGTCGCCGTTGTTGTTATTAGCACCCTCCATATCGGCGTGGAACAAACTGATTGtagaattgaaaaataaaacaatgagAAAGAAATGGAGATTGTTGACTAGGGATTCTCAGAAGCCATTAACATGGTAGAGAGAACTTGGGTTTAAAACCCTAGCCTGCTTCTTCTATTctatcagagagagagagggagggagagggggagagagagagagagagagagagagagagagaggagtctGTGTTGTGTACGGACAGTGGGTGGGAGTGGCGAAGGATAGGGTAGGGAGGTAGACAAAGGGGAGACCGGCGCACGAAACGGGGACGAACAATTTGCCTCTTCGGGAGTCTGGGGAACGGATGATGTTCCTCCACCTTTCCAATGTTATGAAAAATAGTCAAATTTTCaacattcaaaattttttattttgggtcAGCAACATTTACACCTTCTCTTTCCATAAAaccatataaaaaataaataaaataaaaccgttaaaaccattttaacttaaaaagaTTTAGATTTTAACTTATGAATAGTTTTTCTTCTATAATGATTGTGGGTTAAATTTTAGAAACattaacgaaaagtttctggtactgttcactttaacaaaaagtcacatttttacactaaaaagtcaatcttagtactattcactttacattttaatttatctttattgttaaaactcaaagttttcaaattattttcattagttttcctttaaattttagACTGAGATTATTAAAGATGAATTTAAGCTAAATTATTTTCGGTAactttttttaaagtaaaatttatttagattattattatttatttttatgaacattttaacttaaaaatatctatgatttaaaataaactaggaGTAGTATAATTTACATGGTAAATATAAACCATATATACAAATTGTTATAGCCCGTCCTGGAAATTCAAGTATTTTAATTTGCAGAGacgtgaaatgaccaaaatgaaggAAAAGTGTTGACTTTGGTTGACCTTTGAGCCCGTGACACATGTGACCTATCAAATTAGCATATTCTCATAGTCCTTGATGATACGAATACGTGATCGCAATTTGATCAAAATTCGGAGTTACGGTGAAGATTCTACCGAACTACAAAGTTCAaggcattttagtaattttaatcctctaaatattttcctttttatttttttaatcatgttTGGGTTTTGGGTCCAATGGGGCTCACCCACTCTATTCTCTATGTCTATCACTCTTCCATTACAACTCCACCTtatttctctctcatttctcattCTTCTCCGAGACAACACACGAACACCATATCGGCTTCGCCACCATTCACCATCAAATCAATCCACCCCAACCACCATCACTACTTTCCCGGTAATTTTCTCGTTGATTCCGACCAAAGAAAGCCATGTGGTTACGACCAGTGGATTTCTCTCGTCGAGTAGATGGATTTTGACATATTGCATGCATGAAATGGTTGAGATTTAATGTAGATCATTGATACGGAAACCTTTTTAGTTTCCGACGAGTTACCTGATATCCGACGAGGAGGTTCCAACCAAATGGCAAGGAATGTTCGAGTGTGATTTTTTATCGTTGTATTTGTCTCAATGCAAAAAGCTAAACCTAACTCCTTGAACAGAGCTTGGATGACGGATGGTGGAGAGGTGACGATGCGACAAAATTTGGCAAAATATGCAAAAATCGGTAATTGCAGTGACGACCAGTTCAAGTGCTTGAACCaaaatattccaagatatattCTTTCTGAATATTCTGTTAGATACTAACGAAATTTTGTCTCGTGACAAAATATTCCTTTCTATGGTCGTACCTCCGCCACTAGTGTATGTTGGCGTGTGGAAACGCGTTGTGCCCTTCTGCAGGCGTGTGGCGGTGCATGGAGGTGTTTGGCAACCTCTCGTTGCCACGTGGTGGTGCGTGGAGGCACATGCGTCATTGCGTAAGAGAATTAAGGTCCCTTATTTGGTTTATTGACGTGCTAAATCAAATTTCACTTTTCATTTTTCCACTAGTTTAGTATAGTTTCTTCAATCATCCTATTTTGTGCAAATACGTGATTTTACTTTTGTCCGTATTATTTATTAGTGTGGTTTCATATTTAGGTGAAAACATATATCAAGGACCTTTGAAGCCCCCGAGGTGGCTTCGATTAGAGAACATGTTTGTAAGtgaatttttcttcctaaaCCATTCTTCCTAAACCATCATATTATATGTTTTCTGAAGTGTTTTTATGATATGCTTTCACATCATCATTTGCTTTACTTTTACCGCTTTTGCAAAGTTTTATGTGATCTTGATGGTTGTAATCAATATGCTTCATGAACTTTTATTGGGAAACATTTTACTACAATGCATTGCTTTCTTGGGAATTATAATGGTCTTGCGATATTATGATTGGTGATATGTTGATTTGAGTTATTATCCATGGAATGTTTTCATGTGATTTACTTGTTCATTCTGTATGTGTTACACAGTGTCCATagattctttatttatttaatctatCAACTAGGTTCCTTGTACAACCTCCCCACTTGGGGACACAACCTAAAACCAAATTCCATTTTTATATCACATCGATCAGAGCATAATTGTAGTGCACACATCAATAAACCGCAAATTATGCGTTGTACCATTTATAACCAATAGTAATGTTATacaatttattataatttaataaGAACAAGTAGAAGAAAAACTACCCTACAATGTAGGATGTCCGCACTATTGCCACGCCCACTCGCCTTTCTCAACGTACGCCTTGCACTTGCTATGActtgagggggcgcaaaacaaaatgtgagtggattaaaattattaatCAAGTAAAATCATTTACTAACCcttgttttgtaaaacatataTAGTTGGAAAAACTGTATAATAGTATTTACTACTATAATAGTAAATGAAAATCACAATCAAATCATCAATCGAAAACACTCAAGTGATAGTTTAGAAATCAtacatgtattcaaataatcaCACTAGCATCTACTATCATAAGTATTGCATGCAGGGTATACTAGCCTCAACCAGCTAAGTTCTCTACTGGTAATAATATTATTCCTAGCTTCTACTAGAAAAGTAACACGTGCAAATAACCtgcaaatttctagtttccttgAGCTTGTCTCAGATCGAGCCTTTTATGCCCCTTTCTTCCTCTGTTGCTAATCCCTGTCGTCATTTCTTCGCTGCCGACATTTAATACTAGGCCCATCACGTGTTTCCTATCGGCGGTGCACTTTGGTGTTAGGGGTTATTAAAGTGTTTAAACATTAATTTGTATGATTATGGGGGCACTCTCACTCATCCCTATTTTTCGTTCATGCAGCTTGTTTGTGGGTTCTTTCTTTTGATTGTGGACTTGCTCTTTTTAGGCATAaatattgtattttcttttagACTATGCTTGTTTTTGGACTCATTTCATTTACTCAAAAGAATCTACAAGTCCAATCGTTGACTCCTACCCGTGCGTTACtttcaaggtataaaatatcgatgatatcggaaatatcggtagtctaaaaacacggaaatttcgataaaaatatggggatattattgatatagttaaaaattgaataaaaaccacgaaaattataagaaaaacttggatattttcattgaaactctgcaagatgtttatttagttaattatctattagtttatcacaaaaaattggaaggaaatgcattgcatgatggatttagttgatttaagttgattatatagcgagctggaaAACATTGTAAGtgcagaaaatatgtagtaattaatgaaagaagtttaaatataccataataatttatttatatataatgaattagtacaatatttacacttcatacattgcatgataagatacatgagtgacttagtatcacatagagTTCatcaaagtctaaaatatcgatgatatcggaaatatcgatactctaaaaacacgaaaatttcaatgaaaatattgggataatatcgatattttagagcTTGGTCACTTTAGCTAAATTCCAACCGTCCATTCTTCCATCTCACACGCGCTTCTTTGCCCTGCGCGAAGCCGCATCCCGTCCATAGATTATGCCACGTGTACGCCGGTTACTTTATCCGTCCCCGACTTTAGTAACCCTAGTCGAATCTATATATATCCACACctctcgtctctctctctctctccctctctctccctctccctctccctctcttccgTCTGCAATTTTCGATTTCTTCAAAGCTCTAAAACAACGaagaaactctctctttctctctctcttccgtcTGCAATTTTTGATTTCTTCATAACTCGAAAGCAACGAAGAAACTACCAATTAGGGTTTCGTCTTCGGAGCTCCGATTTTGTATGCGGGATTATATGAGTGTTTTGTATAGCATTCTGTGGATTCGTTGTGTTGCGATTCAATGGCGGAGCGGAGGTTCGGTATAGGCTATGCTTTGGCGCCCAAGAAGCAGCAAAGCTTCATCCAAGAGTCGCTGGTCGACCTAGCCAGATCGCGGGGCATCGATCTCGTTCGGATCGACACTGAGCGCTCGCTGGCAGATCAGGGGCCGTTCGACTGCGTGCTGCACAAGCTCTACGGAGACGATTGGAAGCGGGAGCTGGCGGAGTTCAGGGTCAAGAACCCTGACGGGGTTATAATCGACGCGCCAGAGGCGATCGAGCGCCTGCACAATCGGATTTCCATGTTGCAGGTGGTTTCGGAGCTGAGAATCGAGCATGAGAGCGACACGTTTGGGATTCCAAAGCAGATTGTAATATACGACAAGGAAACGCTGTTTGATCGCCAGGCGTGGGAGGGTCTAAAGTTTCCGGTAATCGCGAAGCCGCTGGTGGCGGACGGCAGCGCCAAGTCGCACAAAATGGCGCTGGTTTTCAACCACGATGGTCTCGACAACCTCAAGCCCCCAATTGTGCTTCAAGAATTTGTGAACCATGGCGGCGTCATCTTTAAGGTGTACGTGGTTGGAGGGTATGTCAAATGCGTGAAGCGTAAGTCACTTCCGGATGTTTCCGAAGAAGAGAAATTGGGGAGCTTGGATGGCTTGATGTCGTTCTCACAGATATCGAATCTTGCAAACAATGAGAGAACTGATGACAAGTATTACAAAATGATGCAGCTGGACGACACTGAGATGCCGCCGCAGAGTTTCATCACTGATATTGCAAGGGGCTTGCAGCAGGCAATGAAGTTGAACTTGTTTAACTTTGATGTGATTCGGGATGCGAGGTTTGGGAACCGCTATTTGATAATCGACATTAATTACTTTCCTGGGTACGCCAAAATGCCTGGCTATGAGACTGTGTTAACGGACTTCTTTTGTGACATTGtgcaaaagaaagagaaagatgggGTGGAAAGCACTGGTTTGGACAGTTACGAGGTTCTTAGCTGCGACGATGAAGTGAGGAGGATTGTAAGTTGTGATGGAGATGATGGGGGTGATCTTAACGTAGAAGAGGAGAACCGAATTCAAGTTTAAAAGGCGGTGTGGCCTCTTCGTCTGATGGTTGGCTGGCAGGTTATTCGGTGATTCATGGACGAAGTTGAGCTGCACATTAGGTTTAGATAGCAGTTGGGGTACAGTGCTGAAGTGAGTAGGTTGGCTCTTGGTTTTAGCTTTAACTTCTTGACAACAAGATTACATGAAGTTCAGTGTCGATCGTGTATATTCCATCCACCAATGCTCTGGAGAAGGTACTTCTCAAAATACTCTGCTGAAGTTTTAGCCTTTTAGGAAAATCAAGTTGTAATCTGAGGCTTTAAAGTCTTTCCTTGCCTAGAAGCTGTTTTAGTTTGTGCCATAGGCACCATTTAGTTAATGGATTTTGGCCTTTTGGTTAatgattttttcatttttattcttttatgcTTTTTAGTTTCTGTTGAATTTATCAAATTTATGATACTTTTTTCTCCTGTTCTTGAAGTATTTTGTTCTCCTGTTGTTTAATGCGGCTTGAATGGATTGCATCAAAAGGTATCTAATTAATGCTCTGTCGATCAAAATTTTTCAGGAAAACATTTGACACAGTAACTTTCTTTGTAACCCTTGGTTCGTTTTGTATGTTGGAATCCTCATGTCTAAAAAAGGGAAAGAGGAGACATAATAGATGGAAATACTTTCATGAAATTCCATGTCTAGCTCTTACGATTCGACCCTCACTTTTGTCATTACATTGCCTTTTCTGTTGTAGGCTAGTGATCCATGGTCTTTCTCATGCCACCTGAGAATCAGaaagtttattaattattaaactcTTTGTTTTTAGTTTGAAATGCTAGTGGTATTTTGGACTATTGGATAAAAGAAATGGTGGTTGCCCTAGGTTTTACTTTATTGGTCTGGCAAGAGGCATGTTCAGTTGCTTTGGTGTAATGTGTTACTTTCTGTTCAAACTTTTTGTCATATATACGCCACTTTGTATTAATTCATGTTAGGCGTTTAGCATTTTTTCGTATGTTTTGGAAGGTTATTAAAGATGGAGTGCATCTAGCGTGCCTTGGTGTTTTGATTTCACTAATAATAAAGTGCAATCCCAGATTCCCTTTTAAGGTTTTGTGTTGACTTCAGAGAAATGAACTCTAAATAACACACATATTTTGGCATTTATGTAAGGTTTAGTTGTTTTTAAGGTTTTGTGTCGACTTCAGAGAAATGAACTCTGACTAACACACATATATTATGGCATTTATGTAAGGTCTAGTTGTTTTGGATATTATTTCTTCGATTAGTTAGTTCTAGGGTTAAGGAATAGATAAGAATCATCAGGTGGTTGTTGAAACAAAGTGGACCCAAGATGAAATAAGTTTCTAGGTTGGATCTGTGTTTCTATTCACTAACGGTTTGTGTATTGACTTTGCATGCCAATAGGAGGGCACATGTTGTTTTGGTGAGTTGTTATTACTAACGGTTTCTTGCTGTATTATCCATATATACCATGCCGTTGCTggcattatatgtttaagtagTTTATAGATTTGTCACTAGGATTCCCCTGGCTTATACTCGTGTTAGTTCCTGACTTTTAACTGTGTTGTATGAGCACCATGTGCTGGCTAATAGAGTATCCAATGGTAGAAGCACTATGTGCTCAATGTGTGTAGGATTCCAACGCGTGTATGCTAGTTGTTCAAAGTTCAGAATCGTGAGCTTTGCCCACAGTATTGAAGTGTATGGTTATTTTGTTAATTTGGTAGTAGGTGTCAAAACCACACTGCTTAGAGGAGACTAGGTTGCATAGGAACAATTTTCTTATGTCATGTCCCCTCTCCAGTTACCCTCTTTCAAATACAAAAAGAGACAATACTGGTACCTCGGGAGTGGAAGCCACATATTAATGTGGTAAAAATGATAGTGGTTTGTAAGTGAAAATTCTCGGCTCAGTGAGTCCTTTCTTCCGTGATGAACTGTTGGCACCAGTCCTACATTTTGTCACTGTGGACTGAGGAGAAAGTGGGGCTCAGTGGGAAAAGTTGGAATGCAATTGAATTTGTGTAGTCAACAGAAAACATATTAAATGCTTTGCAAGGATATGTCAACATCCAATTGCTGAAAATATCTCTCCTAGTGGCTTACTTCCTTTGTCTGAAATCCATGCTTCAGCCCGTAATGCTCCACAGTTGAGGAATTAATAATATTAGAGTTAATTCTTTGCAGTGAACCTTGTAGTGGGACTGGTTTCTCTAGTACTCATTTGTCCTGGCCAATTCGATGACCCATCCTTTGCTGTTCTAAGATGAGTATTCCTACTCTATTTTTCTCCTATCACCGATGAGTTATCTGTCTTTTAGTTTTCTGTATCCTGTTTCCAAGAAGATTGGTGAACTAGAACTCTAGATGTCGGTTAATTGGAGAGAATTGATGCAGAATAGATACTTCTCAAAGTGTGCCTTTAAGGATTTTGATTGATACGCATTTGACATGATACATTCTGGATTCTTCCGGGTGCATATCCAAATACTTCACAAACATATACGGAGTTGGCGGAAGGTTTGTACTttgcttttttctttattttccttcTTTGTTCAGTTAgttattagtttctttttcaaGTCACTCttgttttaatgtgattaagtgtTGATCTGTGAAGGATAGAATAACCTTTGTCTATCACGTCCGTAAGTTGTATATGCCTACCTACTGTGAGTTTTCATgaaatgtgttgatgcacaaaatcaatgaggactttgttacaacagaaagtgtcaagtttgtgacattcgctag is a window from the Malus domestica chromosome 16, GDT2T_hap1 genome containing:
- the LOC103403679 gene encoding inositol-tetrakisphosphate 1-kinase 1-like encodes the protein MAERRFGIGYALAPKKQQSFIQESLVDLARSRGIDLVRIDTERSLADQGPFDCVLHKLYGDDWKRELAEFRVKNPDGVIIDAPEAIERLHNRISMLQVVSELRIEHESDTFGIPKQIVIYDKETLFDRQAWEGLKFPVIAKPLVADGSAKSHKMALVFNHDGLDNLKPPIVLQEFVNHGGVIFKVYVVGGYVKCVKRKSLPDVSEEEKLGSLDGLMSFSQISNLANNERTDDKYYKMMQLDDTEMPPQSFITDIARGLQQAMKLNLFNFDVIRDARFGNRYLIIDINYFPGYAKMPGYETVLTDFFCDIVQKKEKDGVESTGLDSYEVLSCDDEVRRIVSCDGDDGGDLNVEEENRIQV